One window of Magallana gigas chromosome 2, xbMagGiga1.1, whole genome shotgun sequence genomic DNA carries:
- the LOC105321675 gene encoding nose resistant to fluoxetine protein 6 — translation MALTQTVLGLVVLAVCHCSKHSQDIPGYHDLLKQGFSKLVTRESDQYVLDRYDVKTLIQRMVSAEALLSRKETGLDLSAANISEPCSVGVKLLEDGLQQRSLWAIKMLDSFFKIPSGVLDGDIIWPGQYDECIKINQAFNDRLTYNMTFLIHGKYFLAALLIPVDLIKTNLSMRVGLCLPDVCDKTDVRELLEYYLGILFANSSSKYEVNSVSHPETKFERTPEFIIASVICSVVGFLLLVGTLYDMFIYQRPDNSDIVSGRFNKPDIEPPILNSDTAHLLSTSSQGTLIHRVLHNRKLGKFLLTFSISTNGSKVLSTEPPPPTAVQAVNGVRVLSMSWVILGHTYIFLISNFKNLIPVAPELIHRWTFQIVLNAIFSVDSFFLLSGLLVSYLTLHELEKRNGKINWLLFYFHRFWRLTPTLMLVLLVYTAYFQYWGSGPLWPPRSPDYDQCSQYWWRNLLYIQNFFPLSEECVAWGWYLANDMQFYVISPLLIYPLYRKPLIGYILCFALILMQAIYRGIISVNLKMTMNSSTNQEKFFDELYQRPYARICPYVVGVVTGFFMWKSRRQVRLPRCVALLGWVIALGCVSAVIFGTTHENRGHKNSLSVDALYNSLSVLTWSLGVAWIIFACNTGYGGFINTFLSAGIWSPLSRLTYCAYLVHPVIMFMYSLCQRYTLYATDINMIFLFLGFWMCTYGVAFFVSMAFEAPMIGLERLLLKKQSS, via the exons AGAATGGTCTCAGCAGAGGCTTTACTCAGTAGGAAAGAAACTGGACTTGATCTCTCGGCTGCTAACATATCAGAGCCATGTAGTGTCGGAGTGAAGCTCTTAGAAGACGGGCTACAACAAAGAAGTTTATGGGCCATTAAAA TGTTGGATTCCTTCTTCAAGATTCCAAGTGGTGTTCTTGATGGTGATATCATTTGGCCCGGACAATACGACGAATGTATTAAGATTAACCAGGCATTCAATGACAGGCTAACATACAACATGACATTCCTGATTCATGGAAAATACTTCTTGGCTGCTCTGCTTATTCCTGTGGATCTT ataaaaactaATTTATCAATGCGAGTAGGACTGTGCCTGCCTGATGTGTGTGATAAGACAGATGTCAGAGAACTATTAG AATACTATTTGGGTATACTCTTTGCAAATTCAAGTTCAAAATATGAAGTAAATTCTGTTTCTCACCCTGAGACGAAATTTGAGAGGACCCCTGAGTTCATCATAGCGAG TGTTATTTGCTCCGTCGTTGGATTTCTGTTGTTAGTGGGTACACTGTATGACATGTTTATTTATCAAAGACCGGATAATTCAGATATTGTGAGTGGTAGATTCAACAAACCGGATATAGAACCACCCATCCTGAACTCTGACACAGCCCATCTCCTCTCTACCAGTTCTCAAGGAACACTCATACACAGAGTGTTACACAacc GTAAGCTTGGAAAGTTTTTGCTGACATTTTCCATCAGTACTAATGGCAGTAAAGTACTCAGCACTGAACCCCCGCCCCCCACAGCGGTACAGGCTGTTAATGGAGTACGCGTCCTCAGTATGAGCTGGGTCATCCTCGGACACACCTACATTTTCCTGATCTCCAACTTCA AGAACCTTATCCCTGTGGCCCCTGAGTTGATACACAGATGGACTTTTCAGATCGTCCTCAATGCCATTTTCTCCGTTGACTCTTTCTTTCTGTTGAG TGGTTTGTTGGTGAGTTATCTGACACTGCACGAGTTAGAAAAAAGAAATGGGAAAATCAATTGGCTGCTATTTTATTTCCATCGATTCTGGAG GTTGACCCCTACCCTGATGCTGGTTCTCCTAGTGTACACAGCCTACTTCCAGTACTGGGGGTCAGGGCCTTTGTGGCCCCCCAGATCGCCGGACTATGACCAGTGCTCGCAGTATTGGTGGAGGAATCTGCTGTACATCCAGAACTTCTTCCCTCTGAGTGAGGAG tgTGTGGCTTGGGGATGGTATCTAGCAAATGATATGCAGTTTTATGTTATTTCGCCGCTGCTGATATATCCTCTGTACAG GAAGCCACTGATAGGATACATCCTCTGTTTTGCCCTGATCTTGATGCAGGCCATATATAGGGGCATCATTTCTGTGAACTTAAAGATGACAATGAATTCATCAACCAA CCAGGAGAAGTTCTTTGATGAGCTGTACCAGCGACCGTATGCCAGGATTTGTCCGTATGTGGTGGGCGTTGTAACTGGCTTCTTCATGTGGAAATCCCGCAGACAAGTCCGATTGCCAAGA TGTGTTGCATTGCTGGGATGGGTTATTGCCCTTGGTTGTGTTTCGGCTGTGATATTTGGGACCACTCATGAAAACAGAGGACACAAGAACTCCCTGTCCGTTGATGCCCTCTACAACTCCCTGTCTGTCCTCACATGGAGCCTGGGGGTAGCCTGGATTATATTTGCCTGTAATACCGGATATGGAG GTTTCATCAACACCTTCCTGTCTGCGGGGATATGGTCGCCTCTCAGCCGTCTTACCTACTGTGCCTACTTGGTACATCCAGTCATCATGTTTATGTACAGTCTATGTCAGAGATATACTCTCTATGCCACAGACATCAACATG ATCTTCCTCTTTTTGGGATTTTGGATGTGTACTTATGGTGTTGCTTTCTTTGTTTCCATGGCGTTTGAAGCACCAATGATTGGCCTTGAAAGACTACTACtaaagaagcagagttcttaa